ATCCCGAAACCGACTCCGACGTCGAGCAGATCCGCGAACTCGTCGCCACTTGGGCCCGCGCCTCCGCCTCCGGTGATCTCGACGCTATCCTTCCCCTGATGGACGATGACATTTTGTTCATAACCCACGGCGCCGAGCCCTTCGGCCGCGACGTATTCGTCCAACACTTCACCAACAACGTCAAACAAATGGACCTCGACGTCACCGCACACGTTCGGGAGGTAGAGGTCCGTAACGATCTCGCATTCGCGCGCACCTGGCTCGAGGTCCGCATCACTCCTCAGAATGGCGAGCCAATGACGCGCACGGGCTACACGCTCTCGGTCTACCGGCGGCGTCCCGGTGAACCCTGGAAGCTCTGGCGCGACGCCAATCTCGTCTGAGCGTTTGAAGGGGACGGTCTTCAGCCCCCGCGCTCGTTTTCGAAGGGGCACGGCTTCAGCCCCCGCGATCGTTTTCGAAGGGGCACGGCTTCAGCCGTGCCATAAACTGGCCAGCAAAAAAGGGGCTTTAGCCCCTGAGGTCGGCCTGACACATCATTCAGAAGGAGAGCCCCCATGCCCCGCATCTCCAACGTTCTGCGCCTCGCCGCTGTCCTCGCCCTCGCCACCACCGCCTTCGCCGTCAAACCCGGCGACCAGGCTCCCGACTTCAAGGGCACCGACTCCAACGGCCACACCCAGACCCTCTCGCAATATCACGGCAAGTGGGTCGTCCTCGAGTGGGCCAACCGCGGCTGCCCCTACGACCAGAAGCACTACAACAGCGGCAACATGGAAGCCCTGCAGAAGGAATGGACCGCCAAAGGAGTCGTCTGGCTCCGCATCGTCTCCTCCGCGCCCGGCGAGCAGGGCTACGTGACGCCCGCTCAGGAGAACGAATACCTAACCGAACACCACGCCGCTCCCACTGCCGCCATCCTCGACCCCACCGGCGCCATCGGCCACCTCTACGAAGCCAAGACCACCCCGCACATGTTCGTCATCGACCCCACCGGCAAGCTCATCTACATGGGCGCCATCGACGACAAGCCCAGCCCCGATCCCGACACTCTCAAAGGCGCGCACAACTACGTCAGCGAGGCCCTCGAAGATGGCATGGCAGGCAAACCCGTCCCCACCCCGGTCACCCGTAGCTACGGCTGCTCCGTAAAGTACGCCGAATGACGAAAAGTGCCTGCCCCAAAATCAGTGCAATTTCACAGAGCCCATCGGCACTTAAAGTCCAAGCCTAAAGTCCCTGCTTCGAAGACTTTGCGCAAAAAGTACGGGGGGGACCCTCTCTAGTCCAGCGCATGATCCGCAGCCAGATCCACGCCGCTCCAGGCCTTCTTCCCGCTCCACGCCGCATCCGGTCCAGCCCAGAAATCCACATCCGGAGCCAACCCCAGCGGCAGGAACGCTGCCGTGCAAAGATACAAGCTCCCAGTCGAGATATAGGTCTCCCCAATCTCCGGCTGATGCCCGCACAGCCCAATCTGCAGCCACCCCGCGCGATCGAACGTCTCCCGCGCCAGCAGTGTCCGCTGAATCACAGCACCGAGCCCACACCGCACCTGCTCCGGCGTCACTGAAGCTGGCAGCATCTTGCGATACGCCGCATCCGCCAGCAGATGAAACGCCCCGCATCGATATGCCAGCGATCTGCCGATCGGCGCAAAGCTCCCATCCGGCCCAATCGTCCGCTCTTGGATCGCCGCATACCGCGTCGCTCGCGCGTGCTCCGGCGCAATCATCGCCTTCCACGCGTCATCCTTATCGCCCACCGCCTCCAGCGCGGCCAGCAGGAACGGATGCATCACGTACGAGTCGTAGTAATCCGCGTGATAGTGCGCCCCATCCCCGTACACCCCATCCCCCACATACCACTCGCTCATCTTTTTGAGCGCAAAATCGACGCGCTGCCGGTCCCAGTCTTCACCAAGCTCATACAGCGCGACCTCGATCATCGCCGCAAACAGCAGCCAGTTATTCATCGGCGGAGTCTGCTTGTGCGTCGCCCGCAGCGCATCCGCTAAGTTCTTGCGGACCTCCTGCGGCAGCGCGTCGCGGACGGACTTTGGCGCCCGATGCAACGCGAGCGCCAGGAACGCCGCATCCACAATCGTCTGCCGCTCCTCACCAAATCGCAGCCATCCCGGCGACTGCGGATCCACTCCATGCGCGATCGCATCCCGCGCCCAGGCCGTATACTTGCCCCGCAACTCACCCTCTGCTCCGTCGCTCGGCCCATGTTCCAGCCACGGAGCCAGTCCCGCCAGCGTCCGACCTACCGCCTCCAGGTGCGTTACCTTCCGCCGCTCCGCTTCATGCCCCGGCGCGGCTTCCACCGGCATCAACTGCTGCAGCTTCCCCGCCGCCGCTGCGCGCATCACCGGCCCTGCCACACGATCCAGCAGCCCAATCCATCCGTCGCGTGACAGAGAACCAAACGGAGAAAGTGGTGACTCCGCACTTGCGAGACGTGTGCCCACCACCGCACCCGCCCCGCCCCACAATGTGCCCTTTACAAAGTCCCGTCGCTGCAACGCAACCTCACTTTGCCCATGCCAGCCCATCCGCGCCCGGGCCTGCGTCGATCACCTTCGCCACCTTCCAGCTCTTCAAGTCGATCGCCGCCACCTTACCGCTCTTATTGCAGGACACATACGCCACGGCCCCATTCGGCGGAATCAGAATCTCCTGCGGCGTGGCCGGAACCTTGATTGCATTCGCCACCCGCATCGCAGAAAGGTCGATGAGCGCCACTTCATTCGCCGACGGCACACACACCAGCAGCCACTTCCCATCGGGCGTCGGCGCCGCACCATACCCGGTGCCCGGCAGCTCCACCCAACGCGCCACCTTGTTGGTCTTTGTGTCGATGACCGCCAGCATCGGCTCCGTCTGGTCCGACGTAAACACCCAGCGGTCGTCGTTTGAGATCGAAATCCGCTGCACCTCATGCGATACCGGAATCACGGTAATTTTCTTCCGCCCGATCATGTCCAGCACCGACACGCTCCCCGGCCCGACATTCGCCGTGTAGCCGCGCGTGCCGTCGTGCGACAGCACGAGCATGTGGGATTGCTCCGCCCCTGTCGGCACCTTGCCCACAATCTTCAGCGTCCGCGTGTCGATCACGGTTACCGCATCATCCAGCTCCGTCGTCACGTACAGCAGATGCCGCTTCGCATCCAGTACCGGCAGATGGGGCCGCAGGCCATGCCCAAAATCAACATGCCCGACCACCGTGTGCGACGGGACATCAATCACCAGCATCTCGTGCCCATCGATGCCGGGCTTGCCTACACCCGTGCTTCCGTAGATCGGCAGGAACGCTGTGCGTCCATCCGTCGACGCAACGACTTCATGCCCATGCACACCGGGCGTCTTCTCCTCGATCGCCGCAACCTGCTTTCCACTCGCCGGATCGATGACGCTCAGCGTTGCATTGCCCTGATTGGCTACGAGCAGCGACTGTGCACCTGCACCCGCACAGAGAACGGCACTAGACAGGATCAAACCGATCGCACATTTCATATTGTGCGAAAGTATACGGGGCCAAGGAGGATGCTGAGAAGATGCCGGCGGTTTACAGGCGAACCTCAGCGGCTAAAGCCGTCGTCGTTTCGCAGCAGTTGCAGCACGGCTGAAGCCGCGCTCCTAACGCAACCAGACTCTTTCCGCACGCTCTCAATCCCTCAGGGATGTGTGCGCGGGGCCACTATCGCTTCGACTCACGAATGCGCTCGATCTCGCGCATGCGGTCCGCGAGAATCTTTTCGCGGCCTTCACTGGTTGGCTGATAGTACCTGCGCCCGGCAAGCGATGGCGGAAGACACTCCATGTCTGCGACCCGGCCCTCGATGTCGTGCGCGTACTGATAGCCCTTCCCGTAATCAAGCTCCTTCATCAGCTTCGTGGGAGCGTTGCGCAGGTGCAGCGGCACAGGCTCCGCGGGCTTCGCTTCGATATCTGCCAGTACGTCGCCATACGCCGTGTACAGCGCATTCGACTTTGGTGCGAGCGCGAGATATACAACCGCTTCACCGAGCGCCAGGTCACCCTCTGGGGAGCCGAGAAAGTGCACGGCATCGCGCGCGCTCAGGCAAAGATTCAACGCCTCCGGAGCGGCAAGCCCGATGTCTTCGATGGCCATCCTCACGACGCGACGTGCCACGTACATCGGGTCTTCGCCAGCGGCCAGCATTCTTCCCAACCAATAGAGCGACGCATTCGCATCCGAGTTGCGCACGCTCTTGTGCAGCGCCGAGATGAGGTCATAGTGCTGCTCGCCCTTCTTGTCATAGAGCAGCACGCGCTGCTGCACCGCCTCCGCCGCAAGCGCTTTCGTGATGACTTTTTCGCCGCGACTGTCCGCGAGCTTGGCCGCAACTTCGAGCGCATTGAGCGCATTGCGCGCATCGCCACTGGAGTACGATGCGATCTGTTCGAGCGCACCCTCATCCGCGCTTAGCCCCATCGCGCCGAGTCCGCGCTCCGAGTCATTCAAGGCGCGCGTCAGCAACGCCAGCACGTCGTCCTGCGAGAGTGCCTGGAGCGTGTACACGCGGCAACGGCTCAGCAACGCGGCGTTAATCTCGAACGACGGATTCTCGGTCGTCGCTCCAATCAGCCTGATCGCGCCGCGCTCGACATACGGAAGGAATGCATCCTGCTGCGCCTTGTTGAAGCGATGAATCTCGTCGATGAAGAGAATTGTCCGCGAGCCGAATTGCGAGGCCTTCTCAGCGTCTGCCATCACCTGCTTGATCTCTTTGATCCCCGAGAGTACTGCGGAAAATTCAATGAAGCTGGCGCTCGTGGCGTGCGCGATGATCTTGGCGAGCGTCGTCTTTCCCACGCCCGGCGGTCCCCAGAAGATCAACGACGCTGAATCGTCGCGCTCAATCTGCAGCCGCAGCGGCTTGCCCGGGCCGAGGAGATGCTGCTGGCCGACAAACTCGTCCAGCGTGCGCGGGCGCATGCGATCCGCGAGTGGCGCGCGCTTATTCACGCGATCGCCTCCGCGCATCGGCGCTGTGTCGAATAGACTCATCGCGCAACCTTTGCAGGGACTATGCGCGCGATCCTCTGCCGCATCGCCTCATACAACAGCGTCGCGGCCGCGGCCGCGGCATTCAGCGACTCCGTAACGCATGGAATGTGCACGCGCTCGTCGGCAATTTCCAGGGCTTCCTGCGAGAGCCCAGCGCCTTCGTTGCCAATCATCACAGCACAGGAACGGCCCATATCCGCATCCACGCACGCGGTCGCACCTCGCGCCTCCGCGACAGCGGCATACACGTGCACTCGCTGCTCACGCGCCCATCGGGCAATCTCCTCCAACGACATCCTTCGCACGGGCAGACGAAAAACTGAACCCGCCGCCGCGCGCACAGCCTTCGGCCCCCATGCATTCGCGGTCTCGCCGGTAACCAGAACCTGCGGGACACCAAACGCCTCGGCGGCGCGCAGCATCGTGCCCACATTCCCGGGGTCCTGAATGGCTTCCAGCACGAGGGTGATCCCGTGACGATATTGATCGGGCCGCTTCTCCATGTGCGGAATCTCAATCAAGGCCGCCACACCCTGAGGCGACGCGGTATCGACCGCGCTGGCGAAGACGTCCCGGGTCAGCATGATGACGGGTGTGCCGCCGACTGCGAGCGAGCCCAGCACCGCCTCGCTTCCCTGCCGGACAAAGACGGCCTCCAGCCGCACGTCAGATCGCAGCGCTTCGCCGATCAGCGTCGCGCCCTCAATCGCAACGATCTCCCCCGGCCTGGACACCTTGCCGTCGAAAGCCGCGCGCAACGCCTTCACTTTAGCGTTCGTTCTGCTCGTAATTGGCGGGGCCAGCTGCATCGCCACAGTGTACCCGCCGCCATCTCTGGATGCTCTTTGGGGTAAAGTCATCTGGAGGAGATCTCGCCGCCCTTGATTGCAGAGATGCTTCGCATACATCCGGAGGAGCCGGAGCCACAGCACGTCGCGCGCGTCACAGCCGCTCTGCGCGCCGGCCAAGTCGTCGCGCTTCCCACCGACACGTTCTACGGTCTCGCCGTGGACCCGGTAAATCTGCGCGCCGTGGATCGCATCTACGACCTGAAGACCCGCGCGCGCCACAAGCCTCTTTCGCTGCTGATTGAAGATATGGCGCAGGCCTACGAGCTGGCGCGTTCGCTGGACGGCGCTTTCGACCGGCTCGCGGAGCGGTTCTGGCCCGGCCCGCTCACCCTTGTGGTCAAAGCCGGCGGCAAACTTCCGCTCCGGGTGACGGCCAACACTGGCAACGTGGCGCTGCGGGTTCCTGAAGCGGCCATTTGCAGGGCTGTCGTTCGCGAGCTCGGACTGCCGATAACGGCGACCTCGGCCAACCTCCGCGGTCTGCCCGAGTGCACCTTTGCCAACTGCGTTCGGGAGCAGTTCGGCGACAAGATTCCGCTGATCGTGGATGGGGGACCGACGGCGCGGTCGGTGGCGACCACGATCGTGGACCTATCGGGCGGCTCGAACTCGTGGATGATCCTGCGCGAAGGCGCCATCCCGACGCACGAGATCGCGCTGGCTCTCCACCGCTGAATAAAATCAGGCGTCGCGCGTAATTCTGGATGTCCACACCGGAATCGCGGATACTAATCCCTAACCTGCCGATGGCCACGCGCACGAGAACCCGCACCGCGAGAACGCGCCGCAGCTTGGGCGCGCGCCTGCTGGGCTGGACGCTGCTCATTGTCCTGCTGGTCGTAGCGGGATGGTGCCTGTGGGTCTATCGGCAGATCGAGTACACAGCGCACATCGATAATGCGGAGCGCGCCGATGCCATCGCGGTCTTCGGCGCGGCCGAGTACGCGGGGCGTCCTTCACCGGTGCTGCATGCGCGGCTCGACAAGGCGGTTGCGCTGTACGACCGCGGAATCGCGCCGTTTGTTATCACGCTTGGCGGCGGATCTGATAAAGACTCTGGCCGCACGGAAGGCGGGGTGGGCCGCGACTACCTGCTGGCGAATGGAATTCCGTTCGACCGCATCATCGCGGAGACGCACACGTTCGACACACAGGAACAAGTCCAGAAGTTAGCCCAGATTGCGGCCGCGCGCCAGTTCCATAGCATCGTTGTCGTCAGCGATGGAACGCATCTGTTCCGGATTGCGCTACTGTGCCGGCAAGCCGGGCTGAACGTCTACACTTCGCCGCGTGCGCCGCTAGGGCACATCGATGATGTGGACGCGGCCGAGCGCGTGGGGCACGAGATTCTGAGCTATACGGCGCTGCGGCTGAATCTTGAAAGCTGGCTTCACCGGCTGGACCGCAGAAACGACTAAGCTAAGCAAATGAGACTCGCCGCCGTTGTCTTCCTTGCGCTCACGCCTGCGCTCTTTGCGCAGAACGTGCCAATGGCAGCTGGCACTGACCATGCGAAGCCGCCTGTGCCTCGGTCGCATTCGGTCAATGTGGACGAGAGCTACGATGCCAGACCATAAAACTGCCATCATCACCGGAGCGGCTGGAGGTATCGGCGCGGGTCTCGTCGAAGGCTTTTTGAGCAACGGTTATCGCGTCGTCGCAACCTCACGCGACATCAGCTCGTTGACTGCCTCACCCACGCTGGTGCTGGTTGATGGCGACATCGGCAAGCCGGAGACGGCTGCCAAGGTCATCGACGCCGCGCTCGAGCACTTCCGGACCATCGATGTCCTCGTGAACACTGCGGGTATCTATCGCAAGAAGCCCTTTCCGGACTACACCACTGACGACATCACTGCCCTCATTGCCACGAATCTGTTGGGCTTCCTCTACATCACTCAGCTAGCCGTCAGGCAGATGCTCAAGCAGCAGTCCGGCAACGTCGTGACCATCACAGCGGGACTTGCAGATCATCCGGTCGCGGGTGTGAACGCCTCCATCTCCATGATGACCAAAGGCGCCCTGAACACCATCACACGCAACCTCGCCACGGAGTACGCGGCCTTGGGCATTCGCTTCAACGCCGTCGCGCCCGGCGTCGTGGCCACGCCTTTGCACACTGATGTGGCCGAGGCTGCTCAAGCAGAGCGGCAGCCAATGAAGACGATCACGCAGGTAAGCGACATCGTCGACGCGGTCCTCTATCTCACCCGCGCACATCAGGTCAGCGGCGAGATCCTGTACGTCGACGGCGGCGCCCACGCCGGCCGCTAAAACAGGACGCG
This Acidobacteriaceae bacterium DNA region includes the following protein-coding sequences:
- a CDS encoding SgcJ/EcaC family oxidoreductase; amino-acid sequence: MNPETDSDVEQIRELVATWARASASGDLDAILPLMDDDILFITHGAEPFGRDVFVQHFTNNVKQMDLDVTAHVREVEVRNDLAFARTWLEVRITPQNGEPMTRTGYTLSVYRRRPGEPWKLWRDANLV
- a CDS encoding thioredoxin family protein; translated protein: MPRISNVLRLAAVLALATTAFAVKPGDQAPDFKGTDSNGHTQTLSQYHGKWVVLEWANRGCPYDQKHYNSGNMEALQKEWTAKGVVWLRIVSSAPGEQGYVTPAQENEYLTEHHAAPTAAILDPTGAIGHLYEAKTTPHMFVIDPTGKLIYMGAIDDKPSPDPDTLKGAHNYVSEALEDGMAGKPVPTPVTRSYGCSVKYAE
- a CDS encoding DUF2264 domain-containing protein → MQRRDFVKGTLWGGAGAVVGTRLASAESPLSPFGSLSRDGWIGLLDRVAGPVMRAAAAGKLQQLMPVEAAPGHEAERRKVTHLEAVGRTLAGLAPWLEHGPSDGAEGELRGKYTAWARDAIAHGVDPQSPGWLRFGEERQTIVDAAFLALALHRAPKSVRDALPQEVRKNLADALRATHKQTPPMNNWLLFAAMIEVALYELGEDWDRQRVDFALKKMSEWYVGDGVYGDGAHYHADYYDSYVMHPFLLAALEAVGDKDDAWKAMIAPEHARATRYAAIQERTIGPDGSFAPIGRSLAYRCGAFHLLADAAYRKMLPASVTPEQVRCGLGAVIQRTLLARETFDRAGWLQIGLCGHQPEIGETYISTGSLYLCTAAFLPLGLAPDVDFWAGPDAAWSGKKAWSGVDLAADHALD
- a CDS encoding cytochrome D1 domain-containing protein gives rise to the protein MILSSAVLCAGAGAQSLLVANQGNATLSVIDPASGKQVAAIEEKTPGVHGHEVVASTDGRTAFLPIYGSTGVGKPGIDGHEMLVIDVPSHTVVGHVDFGHGLRPHLPVLDAKRHLLYVTTELDDAVTVIDTRTLKIVGKVPTGAEQSHMLVLSHDGTRGYTANVGPGSVSVLDMIGRKKITVIPVSHEVQRISISNDDRWVFTSDQTEPMLAVIDTKTNKVARWVELPGTGYGAAPTPDGKWLLVCVPSANEVALIDLSAMRVANAIKVPATPQEILIPPNGAVAYVSCNKSGKVAAIDLKSWKVAKVIDAGPGADGLAWAK
- a CDS encoding replication-associated recombination protein A → MSLFDTAPMRGGDRVNKRAPLADRMRPRTLDEFVGQQHLLGPGKPLRLQIERDDSASLIFWGPPGVGKTTLAKIIAHATSASFIEFSAVLSGIKEIKQVMADAEKASQFGSRTILFIDEIHRFNKAQQDAFLPYVERGAIRLIGATTENPSFEINAALLSRCRVYTLQALSQDDVLALLTRALNDSERGLGAMGLSADEGALEQIASYSSGDARNALNALEVAAKLADSRGEKVITKALAAEAVQQRVLLYDKKGEQHYDLISALHKSVRNSDANASLYWLGRMLAAGEDPMYVARRVVRMAIEDIGLAAPEALNLCLSARDAVHFLGSPEGDLALGEAVVYLALAPKSNALYTAYGDVLADIEAKPAEPVPLHLRNAPTKLMKELDYGKGYQYAHDIEGRVADMECLPPSLAGRRYYQPTSEGREKILADRMREIERIRESKR
- a CDS encoding RNA methyltransferase, which codes for MKALRAAFDGKVSRPGEIVAIEGATLIGEALRSDVRLEAVFVRQGSEAVLGSLAVGGTPVIMLTRDVFASAVDTASPQGVAALIEIPHMEKRPDQYRHGITLVLEAIQDPGNVGTMLRAAEAFGVPQVLVTGETANAWGPKAVRAAAGSVFRLPVRRMSLEEIARWAREQRVHVYAAVAEARGATACVDADMGRSCAVMIGNEGAGLSQEALEIADERVHIPCVTESLNAAAAAATLLYEAMRQRIARIVPAKVAR
- a CDS encoding L-threonylcarbamoyladenylate synthase, which translates into the protein MIAEMLRIHPEEPEPQHVARVTAALRAGQVVALPTDTFYGLAVDPVNLRAVDRIYDLKTRARHKPLSLLIEDMAQAYELARSLDGAFDRLAERFWPGPLTLVVKAGGKLPLRVTANTGNVALRVPEAAICRAVVRELGLPITATSANLRGLPECTFANCVREQFGDKIPLIVDGGPTARSVATTIVDLSGGSNSWMILREGAIPTHEIALALHR
- a CDS encoding YdcF family protein produces the protein MGARLLGWTLLIVLLVVAGWCLWVYRQIEYTAHIDNAERADAIAVFGAAEYAGRPSPVLHARLDKAVALYDRGIAPFVITLGGGSDKDSGRTEGGVGRDYLLANGIPFDRIIAETHTFDTQEQVQKLAQIAAARQFHSIVVVSDGTHLFRIALLCRQAGLNVYTSPRAPLGHIDDVDAAERVGHEILSYTALRLNLESWLHRLDRRND
- a CDS encoding SDR family oxidoreductase, whose amino-acid sequence is MPDHKTAIITGAAGGIGAGLVEGFLSNGYRVVATSRDISSLTASPTLVLVDGDIGKPETAAKVIDAALEHFRTIDVLVNTAGIYRKKPFPDYTTDDITALIATNLLGFLYITQLAVRQMLKQQSGNVVTITAGLADHPVAGVNASISMMTKGALNTITRNLATEYAALGIRFNAVAPGVVATPLHTDVAEAAQAERQPMKTITQVSDIVDAVLYLTRAHQVSGEILYVDGGAHAGR